From the Sphingobacteruim zhuxiongii genome, the window ATTCATTATTTATCTTTTGGAAGTTGTGCGTATGGTCGTGTCGAAACATCTCGCTATAGTTTTCAGCAATTTTATCATTGGGCCCTGTAACCATTACGGTGCTGTTCGTCGCTATGCTGATTTTATTTTTTCCATCGAATACTTTGGATAAGTCAACCATTAGATGGATATCGCTACTCAGATTTTCTTTAACTTCTGCTGCACCCGCTGGGCTTAAATCAACTTGAATAGTTTTGATGTTATTTTTTGTTGGTTTATCATAACCTCCAAAGAGACCGATATGATAGCGGAATTTTTTATCTGCCGTTGTTGACGCCGAGGAGTTACCTTCCATTTTGAAGAAAATATAGCCGCTGTTCCAACTCCAATACATCCCATTTTTGGCAATATCTAAAACCCCCGTACGTTCTTCGACAGGTAGTGTATTGGTTAGGCTGTCAAGACCTAATACGAATTGTAGTTTCGTATATTTTCCTTCCGGTACTTGGATTTTTGGTTGTAATGACGGTTTATTTTCTGCGTCTATTAGAAAATACGATTCTTTTTTTGGAACGGTATAAACTTCGCCTCTATCATTTG encodes:
- a CDS encoding MbnP family protein produces the protein MKIKHFMLSLVATVTLFSCAKDDITYENNKSGQLKIKFDHIVGGKSLVLNDYNYSNNSGEQFNVENLKYFVSNIQLSNDRGEVYTVPKKESYFLIDAENKPSLQPKIQVPEGKYTKLQFVLGLDSLTNTLPVEERTGVLDIAKNGMYWSWNSGYIFFKMEGNSSASTTADKKFRYHIGLFGGYDKPTKNNIKTIQVDLSPAGAAEVKENLSSDIHLMVDLSKVFDGKNKISIATNSTVMVTGPNDKIAENYSEMFRHDHTHNFQKINNE